A stretch of DNA from Brevibacterium sp. CBA3109:
GTTGCCCTGAAATCTGCTGTGCTCTGAAATCTGCGGTGGTCTGAAGGTCTGCTGTCGGACCGGAATCCCGCTCTTAGTCGTTCACACGTCCAAACTCGTCCTTCATCGTGGTCAGCGTCCTGTGGATGTTCAGTCGCTGGAAATCTGCGAAACTGCTGCCGCCGGTGAGCACACGATCAATGATGGCCGCGGCCCAGTCGGGCCAGGTTGTGCGGTCGTCGTTCCAGGTTTCGGTGACCCGCGTGCGCCCGTCGACGTTCTCGAACTCGTAGACCCAGGTGGCGATGCCTCCGCTGATCGTCGGCGACTTCGCACCGATCTTACGAACCTGAAAAGCGAACCGCCGACCCGGTTCAGAAGCGGTGACGACACATTCGGTGACCCACCGTGCCCGGTTGCGATGATCTTTGCCCTCGAAGACTTCGCCCACCTGCAATGGCCTGGCTTCACCTGGAGTCTGCGCATCCGTGTTCTCCGGGCTCCAGCGCCGCATCTGCGTCGGATCGGCCACCTGCTCCCATAGAGTGTTGGCATCGACATTGATGATCATGCTGTCGCTGACGTGGGCAGTGCATTTCATCGGATTCCCTTCCTTGGTTTCGTCCAGCCTAGTGGTGCCGTTGAAGCGTTGCCTGAAGCCCATGCCTCCGAACCCGACGCTCCGCTTGAGTTTCCGCGAGATGTCAACGGATGATCTCGACGATATGGCGGACCTCCTCGGCGATCCCCTGGTCATGGAGTACTGCCCCCGCCCCAAGGACCGCAGGGAAGCCGCCGAGTGGATCTGCTGGAACCTTCGCAACTATGCAGAACACGGTCATGGGCTCTGGATCATCGAGTCCCATGACGGCGAATTCATCGGCGACTGCGGTCTGACCTGGCAGACAGTCGATCAGTCTCCCGCCCTGGAGGTCGGATACCACGTGAAGACCTCGGCTCAGAGGCTCGGCTATGCCGCCGAGGCGGCCACCGCCTGTCGTGACTACGCGAGCTCAGATGTGCTGGCGGTGCGAATCGTCTCGATCATCCATCGGGAGAATCGAGCGTCACAGCGCGTGGCCGAGAAGATCGGCATGCGCCTCGATCGAACACTGCATCATGCATCTCCGGACCATGACGTGTTCTCCTTGGATCTGTGACTCCCCACCATCTGGACGCGCCGACCTTCACTGCGCTCCGTGTCCGAGGAGCACAGCTTCATGCGCGACCGCCTGGTCACGCAGCGCCTGGGCAACGGCGGCAACAGCGGGGCGACGCATCGAGTCGGGTCGCAGCACCATCCAGTAGGGCAGCCGTTCCGACAAAGACTCCGGCAGGAGTCGGACCAGATCGTCATGCAGATCCCCCATAAAACAGGGCAGGAATCCGATGCCCGCACCAGCGCGGGTGGCTTCCACATGGATGAACACATTGGTCGAGGACAGCCCGTCTTTCATCGTCGGGACCAAACGACGTGGAGCGTCGAGG
This window harbors:
- a CDS encoding SRPBCC family protein, with the protein product MKCTAHVSDSMIINVDANTLWEQVADPTQMRRWSPENTDAQTPGEARPLQVGEVFEGKDHRNRARWVTECVVTASEPGRRFAFQVRKIGAKSPTISGGIATWVYEFENVDGRTRVTETWNDDRTTWPDWAAAIIDRVLTGGSSFADFQRLNIHRTLTTMKDEFGRVND
- a CDS encoding GNAT family N-acetyltransferase, yielding MSTDDLDDMADLLGDPLVMEYCPRPKDRREAAEWICWNLRNYAEHGHGLWIIESHDGEFIGDCGLTWQTVDQSPALEVGYHVKTSAQRLGYAAEAATACRDYASSDVLAVRIVSIIHRENRASQRVAEKIGMRLDRTLHHASPDHDVFSLDL